From Macrobrachium rosenbergii isolate ZJJX-2024 chromosome 22, ASM4041242v1, whole genome shotgun sequence, the proteins below share one genomic window:
- the LOC136850499 gene encoding uncharacterized protein — protein sequence MINKLLLFCFFITFESGTKTNITVVQRNRERRALSHILNQLVTGPLRGRAVTLILDETAEGPSSEGDDLIRNANEPIYLLRLPLEMPDGLFRLTNNSGGKPHSTNDLIREFPLRQKVQYLQQPRLRRTTRDLRDSIFPLNRNNTPSTESYRLVRAKDNDWGTVFTNGTWTGSLGLLNRGEVVMSVAPYSVSLQRLAAVDFSEPIYMDELTVAYHKHQLQSDMAAFIKPYTFKMWMCILGSLLIITLTMIFLRLFHHSAKTKTKSNEKIIRFSPIVWPLCCLIDQASIWEPRDDPSRVAGGLWVLMAFIISCIYKSTLFAMIITPKVQLPFNSFEELARTDIVVGAPTGSRFQEVVENASKGSKLGGIKKNMMYSSNSTDGTAGFLRGKWALATVRRTLLYHLQEDFTAQHVANATYCLQSVGSGFTDVARPLALYNFYGVFSVYLGGMLAVDDLSPI from the exons ATGATAAACAAGTTGTTGCTCTTCTGCTTCTTCATCACTTTCGAGAgtggaacaaaaacaaacattacagtcGTCCAGAGAAATCGGGAGAGGAGAGCTTTATCCCACATCCTGAACCAACTGGTCACCGGCCCTTTAAGAGGAAGGGCCGTTACTCTCATCCTGGACGAGACCGCAGAGGGTCCTTCTTCAGAAGGGGATGATTTGATAAGAAACGCCAATGAACCTATTTACCTTCTGCGACTTCCGCTGGAAATGCCTGACGGATTATTTAGGCTAACTAATAACTCGGGAGGAAAGCCTCACAGCACCAACGATCTCATACGAGAATTCCCTCTGCGTCAAA AAGTCCAGTATCTTCAACAGCCACGCCTTCGCAGGACCACAAGAGACCTACGCGATAGCATTTTCCCTCTTAATCGGAATAACACTCCCTCTACGGAAAG CTACAGGTTGGTCCGAGCCAAGGACAACGACTGGGGCACAGTGTTCACTAATGGGACATGGACAGGATCTCTGGGACTTCTCAACCGCGGG GAAGTGGTCATGTCTGTTGCTCCCTACTCTGTGTCCTTACAAAGACTCGCTGCTGTGGATTTCAGCGAACCCATCTACATGGATGAGTTAACTGTTGCCTACCATAAACATCAACTTCAGTCAGATATGGCTGCATTCATTAAGCCATACACCTTTAAG atgtGGATGTGTATCCTTGGAAGTCTGCTAATTATAACACTAACCATGATCTTCTTGAGGCTATTTCATCATTCTGCCAAAAC GAAAACGAAGTCTAACGAAAAAATAATCAGATTCAGTCCCATTGTATGGCCACTATGCTGCTTGATTGATCAGG CATCAATCTGGGAACCACGAGATGACCCTTCGCGAGTGGCTGGGGGCTTGTGGGTGCTCATGGCATTTATTATATCTTGTATCTATAAATCAACCCTCTTTGCCATGATAATAACACCCAAAGTACAACTGCCATTCAATTCGTTTGAAGAACTAGCAAGAACAGACATTGTAGTCGGGGCACCTACTGGCAGTCGATTTCAGGAAGTTGTGGAG AATGCCTCGAAAGGATCTAAATTAGGGGGAATCAAGAAAAACATGATGTACTCCAGCAACAGTACAGACGGAACAGCTGGATTCCTCAGAGGAAAATGGGCTTTAGCTACTGTCAGACGAACTCTTCTATATCACCTTCAAGAGGATTTTACAGCG CAGCACGTGGCCAATGCTACTTACTGCCTACAGTCAGTTGGTTCAGGGTTCACAGATGTGGCGAGGCCTCTCGCCCTTTATAATTTCTATGGAGTGTTCTCTGTTTACTTGGGAGGTATGTTGGCAGTTGATGATCTTAGCCCTATTTAG